The following proteins are co-located in the Capsicum annuum cultivar UCD-10X-F1 unplaced genomic scaffold, UCD10Xv1.1 ctg2759, whole genome shotgun sequence genome:
- the LOC107852049 gene encoding uncharacterized protein LOC107852049, producing MGPKLIPRLKEIQKDKDKESSSTDMKDLENFDITKEQQEAIQTNARDISLLLYVVSEEEYDKISTCVIAKEMWDKLEVTYEGNTKVKKSKFFALVNEYELFKMEKNEDIKTMFDRFSKIVCELKSLGMIYAHNLQVHKLVQSLPKI from the coding sequence ATGGGTCCTAAGCTAATTCCAAGGCTCAAGGAAATACAAAAGGACAAGGATAAAGAATCCAGTAGTactgatatgaaagaccttgaaaattttgatattaccAAAGAACAACAGGAGGCAATCCAAACTAACGCACGTGATATAAGTTTACTTTTATATGTAGTTAGCGAAGAAGAATACGACAAGATCTCAACGTGTGTGATAGcaaaagaaatgtgggacaaaCTAGAGGTAACATATGAAGGAAACACaaaagtcaagaagtcaaaatTTTTTGCTCTTgtgaatgaatatgagttattcaaaatggagaaaaatgaggATATTAAAACAATGTTCGATAGATTCAGCAAAATTGTGTGCGAACTGAAGTCACTGGGGATGATCTACGCTCACAACCTGCAAGTCCACAAGCTTGTCCAAAGTCTCCCAAAGATTTAG